Proteins encoded within one genomic window of SAR202 cluster bacterium:
- a CDS encoding 4Fe-4S dicluster domain-containing protein, protein MVEVKKAPLIEFGPREEDLYRCVHCGLCLSACPTYMETGLETESPRGRIALMKAVKEGRLGVTPRVASHWEMCLACRACEAVCPSGVPYGRLIEDTRAEVVRQGRLSWRARLAQAIFLRGVLPRPWLLRAGMRALWLYQRLGLQWVVRRSRVLRVMPGGVAEMEEQLPKIPSRFFEPRREVHGAMGEKRMRVGLLSGCVMPLMQSGAMDASVRVLQRNGCEVAVSMGQGCCGALNLHSGDVETARRMARRNIDVFLEAGVEKVVVASAGCGSTMKEYGQLFEGDAEYAERARRLGKMTVDITELLASLPLKGPSREMKVRVTYQDPCHLAHAQRITEVPRQVLRSIPGLELVEMENASRCCGAAGIYSVTQAEMSRRLVERKVEWVRASGAEVVATANPGCMMQLEAGLRRTGSKARVRHVVEVVEEAYGGGES, encoded by the coding sequence GTGGTCGAGGTCAAGAAGGCACCCTTGATTGAATTTGGGCCGAGGGAAGAGGACTTATATCGCTGCGTGCATTGCGGACTGTGCCTGAGCGCGTGCCCGACGTATATGGAGACGGGGTTGGAGACGGAGTCACCGAGGGGTCGGATTGCGCTGATGAAGGCGGTGAAGGAGGGCCGGCTGGGAGTGACGCCTCGGGTGGCGTCGCACTGGGAGATGTGTCTGGCGTGCCGGGCCTGCGAGGCGGTGTGTCCTTCGGGGGTGCCGTATGGTCGGCTTATCGAGGACACACGGGCGGAGGTGGTGCGGCAGGGGAGGCTATCGTGGCGCGCGAGGCTGGCACAGGCGATATTTTTACGAGGCGTGCTACCGAGGCCGTGGCTGCTGAGGGCAGGGATGAGGGCATTGTGGCTGTATCAGAGGTTAGGGTTGCAGTGGGTGGTGAGGAGAAGCAGAGTGTTGCGGGTGATGCCGGGTGGAGTGGCGGAGATGGAGGAGCAGCTGCCCAAGATACCCTCTCGGTTTTTTGAACCCCGACGGGAGGTGCATGGGGCGATGGGGGAGAAGAGGATGCGGGTGGGGCTGCTATCGGGGTGTGTGATGCCGCTGATGCAGTCGGGGGCGATGGATGCGTCGGTGCGGGTGCTGCAGAGGAACGGCTGCGAGGTAGCAGTGTCGATGGGGCAAGGGTGCTGCGGTGCGCTGAATCTGCACAGCGGGGACGTGGAGACGGCGCGTCGGATGGCGCGTCGAAATATCGACGTGTTTTTGGAAGCGGGGGTGGAGAAGGTAGTGGTGGCGTCGGCGGGATGCGGCTCGACGATGAAGGAGTACGGGCAGTTATTTGAGGGCGACGCCGAGTACGCCGAGAGGGCGCGTCGGTTGGGGAAGATGACAGTTGACATAACGGAGCTGCTGGCGTCGCTGCCGCTGAAGGGGCCGTCGCGAGAGATGAAGGTGCGGGTGACGTACCAGGACCCGTGTCACCTGGCCCACGCGCAGCGGATTACGGAGGTGCCCCGGCAGGTGCTGAGGTCGATACCGGGGTTGGAGCTAGTGGAGATGGAGAACGCCAGCCGGTGCTGCGGGGCGGCCGGGATATATTCGGTGACGCAGGCGGAGATGTCGAGGCGGCTGGTGGAGCGAAAGGTGGAGTGGGTGAGGGCGTCGGGGGCGGAGGTGGTGGCGACGGCGAACCCGGGGTGCATGATGCAGTTGGAGGCGGGGCTACGAAGGACGGGGTCGAAGGCGCGGGTGCGGCACGTGGTGGAGGTGGTGGAGGAGGCGTACGGGGGAGGAGAGAGCTAA